Proteins encoded by one window of Myxocyprinus asiaticus isolate MX2 ecotype Aquarium Trade chromosome 35, UBuf_Myxa_2, whole genome shotgun sequence:
- the LOC127426111 gene encoding small nuclear ribonucleoprotein E, protein MAYRGQGQKVQKVMVQPINLIFRYLQNRSRIQVWLYEQVNMRIEGCIIGFDEYMNLVLDDAEEVHMKTKNRKPLGRIMLKGDNITLLQSVSN, encoded by the exons ATGGCGTACAGAGGACAAGGGCAGAAGGTGCAGAAGGTCATGGTGCAGCCCATT AACCTTATTTTTAGGTATCTACAGAAT cgtTCTCGGATCCAGGTGTGGCTTTATGAACAGGTCAACATGCGGATAGAGGGCTGCATCATT GGATTCGATGAGTACATGAACTTGGTTTTGGATGACGCAGAAGAAGTTCATATGAAGACCAAAAACAGGAAACCTCTGG GACGGATTATGTTGAAAGGAGACAACATCACGTTGCTGCAGAGTGTGTCCAACTGA